The Stenotrophomonas maltophilia genome includes a region encoding these proteins:
- a CDS encoding efflux RND transporter periplasmic adaptor subunit: MTSPNTTPHRFGHRIAMVGVSILAAAVLAACSGGHAEEAGAPPPPQVSAAPVLVKQVSQWDEFSGRVEAVQSVELRPRVSGYIDKVNYVEGQEVKKGEVLFTIDARSYQAEYDRAAAELARARTQATLARSESERAKRLSEQQAISTETAEQRRAAADQSGAAVQAAQAALDAARLNLEFTKVRAPIDGRAGRAMVTAGNLVTAGDSASVLTTLVSLDTVFVYFDADESTFLRYAQMARKGERPSERDSELPVKVGLSGEEGYPHSGKVDFLDNQVARSTGTIRVRALLDNADRQFTPGLFARVQLLGSGQFQALLIDDKAVLTDQDRKYVYVVDKDGKAQRRDIQLGRTADGLRIVEHGLAAGDKVIIDGVQKVFMPGMPVQAKAVAMQPQPAPAPGRDATAALKH, from the coding sequence ATGACTTCCCCCAATACCACCCCACATCGTTTCGGCCATCGCATTGCGATGGTCGGCGTGTCGATCCTCGCCGCAGCCGTGCTTGCGGCCTGCAGCGGCGGCCACGCCGAAGAAGCCGGTGCACCGCCGCCGCCGCAGGTCAGCGCCGCGCCGGTACTGGTCAAGCAGGTCAGCCAGTGGGACGAGTTCAGCGGCCGCGTCGAAGCGGTGCAGAGCGTTGAACTGCGCCCGCGCGTGTCCGGCTACATCGACAAGGTCAACTACGTCGAAGGCCAGGAAGTGAAGAAGGGCGAAGTGCTCTTCACCATCGACGCGCGCAGCTACCAGGCCGAGTACGATCGAGCGGCTGCCGAGCTGGCCCGCGCCCGCACCCAGGCCACGCTGGCCCGCAGCGAGTCCGAGCGCGCCAAGCGACTGTCCGAGCAGCAGGCGATCTCCACCGAGACCGCCGAACAGCGTCGCGCGGCCGCCGACCAGTCCGGTGCCGCCGTGCAGGCCGCGCAGGCTGCGCTGGACGCGGCCCGGCTCAACCTGGAGTTCACCAAGGTGCGTGCACCGATCGACGGCCGTGCCGGCCGCGCGATGGTCACCGCCGGCAACCTGGTCACCGCCGGCGACAGTGCCAGCGTGCTGACCACGCTGGTCTCGCTGGATACCGTCTTTGTCTACTTCGATGCCGACGAAAGCACCTTCCTGCGCTACGCCCAGATGGCACGCAAGGGCGAGCGCCCGAGCGAGCGTGACAGCGAACTGCCGGTGAAGGTTGGCCTGTCCGGCGAAGAGGGCTACCCGCACTCAGGCAAGGTCGACTTCCTCGACAACCAGGTCGCCCGCAGCACCGGCACCATCCGCGTCCGCGCACTGCTGGACAACGCCGACCGCCAGTTCACGCCGGGCCTGTTCGCCCGCGTGCAGCTGCTCGGCAGCGGCCAGTTCCAGGCGCTGCTGATCGATGACAAGGCCGTGCTGACCGACCAGGACCGCAAGTACGTCTACGTGGTCGACAAGGATGGCAAGGCCCAGCGCCGCGACATCCAGCTCGGTCGCACCGCTGATGGCCTGCGCATTGTCGAACACGGCCTGGCTGCGGGCGACAAGGTGATCATCGACGGCGTGCAGAAGGTCTTCATGCCGGGCATGCCGGTGCAGGCCAAGGCGGTGGCGATGCAGCCACAGCCGGCGCCGGCACCGGGCCGCGATGCCACCGCCGCCCTGAAGCACTGA
- a CDS encoding efflux RND transporter permease subunit: MDFSRFFIDRPIFAAVLSIVIFAAGLITIPILPISEYPEVVPPSVVVRTVYPGANPKVIAETVATPLEEAINGVEGMMYLKSVAGSDGVLQMTVTFRPGTDPDAAAVKVQNRVAQAQARLPEDVRRQGVTTQKQSPTFLMVVHLTSPQGKYDTLYLRNYARLHVKDALARIPGVGDAQIFGGGDYAMRAWLDPDKVASRGLTASDVVRAMREQNVQVSAGQLGAEPLPDSKFLTLINAQGRLKTEKEFGDIVLKSGTDGEIVRLADVARLELGAGDYTLRSQLDGKNAVGIGIFQSPGANALEIRDQVISTMDEMQKTMPADVKYEAVYDTTIFVRDSIKAVVSTLLEAIALVVLVVILFLQTWRASIIPLIAVPVSVVGTFAALYLLGFSINTLSLFGLVLAIGIVVDDAIVVVENVERNIEEGLSPTAAAHQAMREVSGPIVAIALVLCAVFVPMAFLSGVTGQFYKQFAVTIAISTVISAINSLTLSPALAARLLKAHGAPKDGPSRLIDRLFGWVFRPFNRFFKSSSEKYERGVARILGRRGAVFVVYAILLVGTGVIFKLVPPGFIPTQDKLYLIAGVKLPEGSSIARTDEMLLKVAKIAQETDGVAHTISFPGLNALQFTNTPNTGVAFIPLKPFAERHGRTAAQINAEINQKIAGLQEGFAFAMMPPPILGLGNGNGYQMFIEDRGNLGYGALQNAVQAMQGTVAQTPGMAFPISSYQANVPQLDAEVDRVKAKAQGVQLTELFDTLQTYLGSAYVNDFNQFGRTWQVIAQADGPFRETVEDIGKLRTRNDRGEMVPIGSMVTIKQTFGPDPVLRFNGYPAADLAGEADPRLLSSAEAMTKLTEIAGKVLPVGMTTEWTDLSYQQATQGKAAFIVFPVAIMLAFLVLAALYESWSLPLAVILIVPMTLLSALFGVWLTGGDNNVFVQVGLVVLMGLACKNAILIVEFARELEMGGKGIVEAALEACRLRLRPIVMTSIAFIAGTVPLVLSHGAGAEVRSVTGITVFAGMLGVTLFGLFLTPVFYVALRKFVTRNGGGQLVQHGEPTIHH, translated from the coding sequence ATGGACTTTTCCCGTTTCTTCATCGACAGGCCGATCTTCGCGGCGGTGCTGTCGATCGTGATCTTCGCCGCAGGCCTGATCACGATTCCAATCCTGCCGATCAGCGAGTACCCGGAAGTGGTGCCGCCGTCGGTGGTCGTGCGCACGGTCTATCCGGGCGCCAACCCCAAGGTCATCGCCGAGACCGTCGCCACGCCGCTTGAAGAAGCCATCAACGGCGTCGAAGGCATGATGTACCTGAAGTCGGTCGCCGGTTCCGACGGCGTGCTGCAGATGACCGTCACCTTCCGCCCGGGCACCGACCCGGACGCAGCGGCGGTGAAGGTGCAGAACCGCGTGGCGCAGGCGCAGGCGCGCCTGCCCGAGGACGTGCGCCGGCAGGGCGTGACCACGCAGAAGCAGTCGCCGACCTTCCTGATGGTGGTGCACCTGACCTCCCCGCAAGGCAAGTACGACACCCTGTACCTGCGCAACTACGCCCGCCTGCACGTCAAGGATGCGCTGGCGCGCATTCCGGGCGTCGGTGATGCGCAGATCTTCGGTGGTGGCGACTACGCCATGCGCGCCTGGCTGGATCCGGACAAGGTGGCTTCGCGCGGCCTGACCGCCAGCGACGTGGTGCGCGCCATGCGCGAGCAGAACGTGCAGGTGTCGGCCGGCCAGCTCGGCGCCGAACCGCTGCCGGACAGCAAGTTCCTGACCCTGATCAATGCCCAGGGCCGGCTGAAGACCGAAAAGGAATTCGGCGACATCGTGCTCAAGAGCGGCACCGATGGCGAGATCGTGCGCCTGGCCGACGTGGCCCGCCTTGAACTGGGTGCCGGTGACTACACCCTGCGCTCGCAGCTGGACGGCAAGAACGCGGTCGGTATCGGCATCTTCCAGTCGCCGGGTGCGAACGCGCTGGAAATCCGTGACCAGGTCATCTCGACGATGGACGAGATGCAGAAGACCATGCCGGCCGACGTGAAGTACGAAGCGGTGTATGACACCACCATCTTCGTGCGGGACTCGATCAAGGCCGTGGTCTCCACGCTGCTGGAAGCGATCGCGCTGGTGGTGCTGGTGGTGATCCTGTTCCTGCAGACCTGGCGTGCCTCGATCATCCCGTTGATCGCCGTGCCGGTGTCGGTGGTGGGTACCTTCGCCGCGCTGTACCTGCTGGGCTTCTCGATCAATACGCTGAGCCTGTTCGGCCTGGTGCTGGCGATCGGCATCGTGGTCGACGACGCGATCGTGGTGGTGGAGAACGTCGAGCGCAACATCGAGGAAGGCCTGTCGCCCACCGCCGCGGCCCACCAGGCCATGCGCGAAGTGTCCGGCCCGATCGTGGCGATCGCGCTGGTGCTGTGTGCCGTGTTCGTGCCGATGGCGTTCCTGTCCGGTGTCACCGGCCAGTTCTACAAGCAGTTCGCGGTCACCATCGCCATCTCCACGGTGATCTCGGCGATCAACTCGCTGACCTTGTCGCCGGCCCTGGCCGCGCGCCTGCTGAAGGCCCACGGCGCACCGAAGGATGGCCCGAGCCGCCTGATCGACCGCCTGTTCGGCTGGGTGTTCCGTCCGTTCAACCGCTTCTTCAAGTCCAGCTCGGAGAAGTACGAGCGTGGCGTGGCCCGCATCCTCGGCCGACGTGGCGCGGTGTTCGTGGTCTACGCGATCCTGCTGGTCGGTACCGGCGTGATCTTCAAGCTGGTGCCGCCGGGCTTCATCCCGACCCAGGACAAGCTGTACCTGATCGCCGGCGTGAAGCTGCCGGAAGGTTCGTCGATCGCGCGTACCGATGAAATGCTGCTCAAGGTGGCCAAGATCGCCCAGGAAACCGATGGCGTGGCCCACACCATCTCGTTCCCGGGCCTGAACGCGCTGCAGTTCACCAATACGCCCAATACCGGTGTGGCGTTCATTCCGCTCAAGCCCTTCGCCGAGCGTCATGGCCGTACCGCTGCGCAGATCAATGCCGAGATCAACCAGAAGATCGCCGGCCTGCAGGAAGGCTTCGCCTTCGCGATGATGCCGCCGCCGATCCTCGGCCTGGGCAACGGCAACGGCTACCAGATGTTCATCGAGGACCGCGGCAACCTGGGCTACGGCGCGCTGCAGAATGCGGTGCAGGCGATGCAGGGCACCGTGGCGCAGACGCCGGGCATGGCCTTCCCGATTTCCAGCTACCAGGCCAACGTGCCGCAGCTGGATGCCGAGGTCGACCGCGTCAAGGCCAAGGCACAGGGCGTGCAGCTCACCGAACTGTTCGACACCCTGCAGACCTACCTGGGTTCGGCCTACGTCAACGACTTCAACCAGTTCGGCCGTACCTGGCAGGTGATCGCCCAGGCAGACGGTCCGTTCCGCGAGACGGTCGAGGACATCGGCAAGCTGCGTACCCGCAACGACCGCGGCGAGATGGTGCCGATCGGTTCGATGGTCACCATCAAGCAGACCTTCGGCCCGGACCCGGTGCTGCGCTTCAATGGCTACCCGGCAGCGGACCTGGCCGGTGAAGCCGACCCGCGTTTGCTGTCCTCGGCCGAGGCGATGACCAAGCTGACCGAGATCGCCGGCAAGGTGCTGCCGGTGGGCATGACCACCGAATGGACCGACCTGAGCTACCAGCAGGCGACCCAGGGCAAAGCCGCCTTCATCGTGTTCCCGGTGGCGATCATGCTGGCCTTCCTGGTGCTGGCCGCGCTGTACGAGAGCTGGTCGCTGCCGCTGGCGGTGATCCTGATCGTGCCGATGACCCTGCTGTCCGCGCTGTTCGGCGTCTGGCTGACCGGCGGTGACAACAACGTGTTCGTGCAGGTCGGCCTGGTGGTGCTGATGGGCCTGGCGTGCAAGAACGCGATCCTGATCGTCGAGTTCGCCAGAGAACTGGAGATGGGCGGCAAGGGAATCGTTGAAGCTGCGCTGGAAGCCTGCCGCCTGCGCCTGCGCCCGATCGTGATGACCTCCATCGCGTTCATCGCCGGCACCGTGCCGCTGGTGCTGTCGCACGGTGCAGGTGCCGAGGTGCGCTCGGTGACCGGTATCACCGTGTTCGCCGGCATGCTGGGCGTGACCCTGTTCGG